A DNA window from Streptomyces canus contains the following coding sequences:
- a CDS encoding tetratricopeptide repeat protein, with protein sequence MQELIRQRRRAGFVGRSDERAAFRRNLDLAPEDERHRFLFHVHGNAGVGKTFLVRELEQVAREKGAFTTYVDERVGSVPEAMSEIGRQLGAQGCRFKELERLLATHRERRREAEAVAVATLEAEPEGPSAGSMAAARAGLAGLGMMPGVGAFAGVLDAAQLAEGADRLRAGLSARFRSQEDVQLVMHPERVLTPVLLNELTDAAAAAPWIVLFFDTYERTSPFLEGWLHEVMTGDRYGTLPATVVVVTAGQRPFDTARWGAFADFMTDVPLGPFTEAEARGLLAGKGVVAEPVVEEVLRLTGGLPVLVSTLAEQRPTDPDDISDPSATAVERFLKWEQDPVRRSAALACSLPRQLDMDVFRAAVDCPDDEVEQLFAWLRSLPFVTDRGDRLRYHDLVREAMLRMQRGRSPRGWVRQQGRLARIFGEWRAEPEAGRTDGELWSDEEWRELRLAESYHLLCAQARVALPLVLRDFVDACDTDDVTAARWARTLLDAGRDGDTEAVSRWGSELSRTLTEGGVPAALARLLSRATLDEPAQAHARVVRGSALRLLGDLEEALREYDRAVALDAGLARAYRGRSSVRGELGDYEAAVDDLDRAIALEPDNASAHSARGEYHRVLNHGDEALRDLDTGIELDPAHHSAWASRGAVRLTRGELDAARADLDRALDLKPDYTWALVRRARVWRGLGDAARQLADLDRAVTLQPDWPWGRCERGDALRNAGRLEESLRDYDHVLALAPEYASAHASRGAALSQLGRFEEALAALNRALDLDPDYTWALCRRAETHLALAAFDAAVADAERACASNPDDERARAVRDQVRGAAG encoded by the coding sequence ATGCAGGAGTTGATCCGGCAGCGCAGGCGGGCCGGGTTCGTGGGGCGGAGTGACGAGCGGGCGGCGTTCCGGCGCAACCTCGACCTGGCGCCCGAGGACGAGCGGCACCGGTTCCTCTTCCATGTGCACGGCAACGCCGGTGTCGGAAAGACGTTCCTGGTGCGAGAACTGGAACAAGTGGCCCGCGAGAAAGGCGCGTTCACGACGTATGTCGATGAGAGGGTCGGCAGCGTGCCGGAGGCGATGTCGGAGATCGGCCGTCAACTGGGCGCCCAGGGCTGCCGCTTCAAGGAACTGGAACGACTCCTCGCCACCCACCGCGAACGTCGGCGCGAGGCGGAGGCCGTCGCCGTCGCCACCCTCGAAGCGGAGCCCGAGGGGCCGTCGGCGGGCAGCATGGCCGCGGCGCGGGCAGGACTGGCCGGACTGGGAATGATGCCGGGCGTGGGAGCCTTCGCGGGAGTCCTGGACGCGGCTCAACTCGCCGAGGGCGCCGACCGGTTGCGGGCCGGCCTCAGCGCGCGCTTCCGCAGCCAGGAAGACGTCCAACTGGTCATGCACCCGGAGCGAGTACTCACCCCGGTGCTTCTGAACGAACTCACCGACGCGGCGGCCGCGGCCCCCTGGATCGTCCTCTTCTTCGACACGTACGAACGGACCAGCCCCTTCCTCGAAGGCTGGCTGCACGAGGTCATGACCGGCGACCGGTACGGCACCCTCCCCGCCACGGTCGTCGTGGTGACGGCGGGCCAACGCCCCTTCGACACCGCCCGCTGGGGCGCCTTCGCCGACTTCATGACGGACGTGCCCCTCGGACCGTTCACGGAGGCGGAGGCCCGGGGGCTGCTGGCGGGCAAGGGAGTGGTCGCCGAGCCCGTGGTGGAGGAGGTGCTGCGCCTCACGGGCGGACTGCCGGTCCTCGTGTCGACCCTCGCCGAGCAGCGCCCCACCGACCCCGACGACATCAGCGACCCGAGTGCGACGGCCGTAGAACGCTTCCTGAAGTGGGAACAGGATCCGGTACGGCGATCCGCGGCCCTCGCGTGCTCGCTGCCCCGGCAACTGGACATGGACGTGTTCCGGGCGGCCGTGGACTGCCCGGACGACGAGGTGGAACAGCTCTTCGCCTGGCTGCGGTCCCTGCCGTTCGTCACCGACCGCGGCGACCGGCTCCGCTACCACGACCTGGTGCGGGAGGCGATGCTGCGGATGCAGCGCGGGCGGTCACCGCGCGGCTGGGTCCGACAACAGGGGCGTCTGGCCCGGATTTTCGGCGAGTGGCGGGCGGAGCCCGAAGCCGGGCGCACGGACGGGGAGCTGTGGTCGGACGAGGAGTGGCGGGAGCTGCGGCTCGCCGAGTCCTACCACCTGCTGTGCGCTCAGGCGCGTGTCGCGCTGCCGCTGGTGCTGCGGGACTTCGTGGACGCCTGCGACACGGACGATGTCACCGCGGCCCGGTGGGCACGGACCCTGCTGGACGCGGGCCGGGACGGCGACACGGAAGCGGTCTCCCGGTGGGGGAGCGAACTGTCCCGGACGCTCACCGAGGGCGGCGTGCCCGCCGCACTCGCCCGACTGCTGTCCCGGGCGACCCTCGACGAACCGGCCCAGGCACACGCCCGAGTGGTACGGGGCAGCGCGCTACGGCTCCTCGGCGATCTGGAGGAGGCACTGCGCGAGTACGACCGGGCGGTGGCGCTGGATGCCGGGCTCGCGCGCGCCTATCGGGGTCGTTCCTCCGTGCGCGGCGAACTCGGCGACTACGAAGCGGCGGTCGACGACCTGGACCGGGCCATCGCGCTGGAGCCGGACAACGCCTCCGCCCACTCGGCGCGGGGTGAGTACCACAGGGTGCTGAACCACGGCGACGAAGCGCTCAGAGACCTGGACACGGGGATCGAACTGGACCCCGCCCACCACTCGGCCTGGGCGTCCCGAGGCGCCGTCCGCCTGACCCGAGGCGAACTCGACGCCGCACGGGCGGACTTGGACCGGGCACTCGACCTCAAACCCGACTACACCTGGGCCCTGGTCCGCCGCGCCCGCGTATGGCGCGGCCTCGGCGACGCCGCCCGCCAACTGGCCGACCTCGACCGAGCGGTCACCCTTCAGCCGGACTGGCCCTGGGGCCGCTGCGAGCGCGGCGACGCCCTCCGCAACGCCGGCCGCCTCGAGGAGTCCCTCCGCGACTACGATCACGTACTCGCCCTCGCCCCCGAGTACGCCTCGGCCCACGCGAGCCGAGGCGCCGCCCTGTCCCAACTGGGCCGCTTCGAGGAGGCCCTCGCCGCCCTGAACCGCGCCCTGGACCTCGACCCCGACTACACCTGGGCCCTGTGCCGCCGAGCCGAAACCCACCTCGCCCTCGCCGCCTTCGACGCGGCCGTCGCCGACGCGGAACGCGCATGCGCGTCGAACCCGGACGACGAGCGGGCGCGTGCGGTACGGGATCAGGTGCGCGGGGCCGCCGGATAA
- a CDS encoding LamG domain-containing protein, which yields MAAVVAATSGVAHAADNLPPKQPLVEDLTTETKACATGEDRAYVGAPPTLRAALYDPEEDNQPAEANMVKGEFEAWWTDADGVEQRLTYTTNATLSGARQLWRMPQDSIPANTVVSWHVRADDGTEKSPWSSEGAGSVCEFVYDDVSPERATITSPEYPEDVLWVDGVGVYGHFTMDSPSDDVVAYTYNFIGGPYATVQPKQPGGSVTVPFLPLRSGPDRLTVRAIDRSGRSSGESTYRFYVQSGRAPVAHWRLDDAAGATSAGAEKGTAARAGSGVSFGGPAPRGTDLASTAHLDGSSHGYLTPDAPAVADPRKTFAVSAWVRPARTDRTMTVAGQDAGRSAAFTLGLRQEGTTPLWSFAIGDARVSGGAPETGEWAHLLGVYDAETGHAKLYVNGHEVGTEAEAAPAATTGAFQIGRVRHGEAYRDRWRGDLGDVRVHDRVVVPAEASQLARHQPGLLGHWSLETAPAGASPDQNGGAPLKLGDGAAIYRSPDSSCLPELDPDCPVIPSPLVGDGHLTLDGRTGYAATDGPVVDTSDSFTVGVVVRLADAEPDRPMTVLSQGGEHTDAFKVRYQPSKHAWQLVMPQRDEQGAAETVVAQVAAADGGEGRGHRLAVVYDDATDQIRLHIDGGSITAATADFPNGWPSTGPLQIGRARTGDGWGEYLHGDVDEVQAYAGALSADEINGLGWGTDPCLC from the coding sequence ATGGCGGCCGTCGTGGCGGCCACGTCCGGCGTGGCGCACGCGGCGGACAACCTGCCGCCGAAGCAGCCGCTCGTCGAGGACCTCACGACGGAGACCAAGGCGTGCGCGACAGGGGAGGACCGGGCGTACGTGGGAGCGCCGCCCACGCTGCGCGCAGCCCTGTACGACCCTGAGGAGGACAACCAGCCCGCCGAGGCCAACATGGTCAAGGGCGAGTTCGAGGCCTGGTGGACGGATGCCGACGGGGTGGAGCAGAGGCTCACGTACACCACGAACGCGACACTCTCTGGCGCTCGGCAGCTGTGGCGGATGCCGCAGGACAGTATCCCGGCGAACACCGTCGTCTCCTGGCACGTCCGGGCGGACGACGGCACGGAGAAGTCCCCCTGGAGCTCCGAAGGCGCGGGCTCCGTCTGCGAGTTCGTCTACGACGACGTGAGCCCCGAGCGGGCGACGATCACCTCTCCCGAATACCCCGAGGACGTGCTCTGGGTGGATGGAGTGGGCGTGTACGGCCACTTCACCATGGACTCGCCCTCGGACGACGTCGTGGCCTACACGTACAACTTCATCGGCGGGCCGTACGCGACCGTTCAGCCGAAGCAGCCGGGCGGGAGCGTGACCGTGCCCTTCCTGCCGTTGCGTTCGGGGCCGGACAGGCTGACCGTCCGCGCCATCGACCGCTCCGGACGCAGCAGCGGTGAGTCCACGTACCGCTTCTACGTGCAGTCCGGCCGCGCCCCGGTAGCCCACTGGCGGCTGGACGACGCGGCGGGAGCCACGAGTGCGGGAGCCGAGAAGGGAACGGCCGCGCGTGCCGGTTCCGGTGTGAGCTTCGGCGGTCCGGCCCCCCGGGGCACCGACCTGGCCTCCACGGCCCACCTGGACGGCAGCAGCCACGGCTATCTCACCCCGGACGCCCCGGCGGTCGCCGACCCGCGCAAGACCTTCGCGGTGAGCGCGTGGGTACGGCCCGCGCGCACCGACCGGACCATGACCGTCGCCGGCCAGGACGCGGGCCGGTCAGCGGCGTTCACACTCGGCCTGCGCCAGGAGGGCACGACGCCCCTCTGGTCGTTCGCCATCGGGGACGCACGGGTGTCCGGCGGCGCACCGGAGACCGGCGAGTGGGCCCACCTGCTGGGTGTGTACGACGCCGAGACCGGACACGCGAAGCTCTATGTCAACGGCCATGAGGTCGGCACCGAGGCAGAGGCCGCGCCCGCCGCGACCACCGGCGCCTTCCAGATCGGCCGCGTCCGCCATGGCGAGGCCTACCGCGACCGCTGGCGCGGTGACCTCGGCGACGTGCGGGTCCACGACCGGGTGGTCGTCCCGGCCGAGGCGAGCCAACTGGCGCGTCACCAACCGGGATTGCTCGGCCACTGGTCCCTGGAGACGGCCCCGGCCGGCGCCAGCCCCGACCAGAACGGCGGCGCGCCCCTGAAGCTGGGGGACGGCGCCGCCATCTACCGCAGTCCCGACAGCTCGTGCCTCCCGGAACTCGACCCGGACTGCCCCGTGATCCCGTCCCCGCTCGTGGGCGACGGCCATCTGACGCTGGACGGCCGCACCGGCTACGCGGCCACGGACGGCCCGGTCGTCGACACGTCGGACAGCTTCACCGTCGGCGTGGTCGTACGCCTGGCGGACGCCGAGCCGGACCGTCCGATGACCGTGCTCTCGCAGGGCGGTGAGCACACCGACGCCTTCAAGGTGCGCTACCAGCCCTCGAAGCACGCCTGGCAACTGGTGATGCCGCAGCGGGACGAACAGGGCGCGGCCGAGACCGTGGTGGCGCAGGTCGCCGCGGCGGACGGCGGCGAGGGCCGCGGACACCGGCTCGCGGTCGTCTACGACGACGCCACGGACCAGATCAGGCTCCACATCGACGGAGGGAGCATCACCGCCGCGACCGCGGACTTCCCGAACGGCTGGCCGAGCACCGGTCCCCTGCAGATCGGCCGGGCCCGGACCGGCGACGGATGGGGCGAGTACCTGCACGGCGATGTGGACGAGGTGCAGGCGTACGCCGGCGCCCTGAGCGCGGACGAGATCAACGGGCTGGGCTGGGGCACCGACCCGTGCCTGTGCTGA
- a CDS encoding DUF2165 domain-containing protein: MASTPPRTTRSALHLSATLLTASVTLYIALVAFGNITDFGTNQAFVQHVLAMDTTFKDDDLMWRAITSKGLQNTAYVAIIVWETLAALVLIYGTWLWVRGDDPRARRFSTYGLLMLMLLFGAGFIAIGGEWFSMWQSDTWNGLDAALRVFVLSGVVLLVVNLPDRSAS; encoded by the coding sequence ATGGCATCGACACCCCCACGCACCACACGAAGCGCACTCCACCTCTCCGCCACCCTCCTCACCGCGAGCGTCACGCTGTACATAGCGCTCGTGGCGTTCGGGAACATCACGGACTTCGGGACCAACCAGGCGTTCGTACAGCATGTTCTCGCGATGGATACGACGTTCAAGGACGACGATCTGATGTGGAGAGCCATCACCAGCAAGGGACTTCAGAACACGGCGTACGTCGCGATCATCGTCTGGGAGACGCTCGCGGCGCTCGTGCTGATCTACGGCACGTGGCTGTGGGTGCGCGGGGACGATCCGCGTGCCCGGCGCTTCTCCACCTACGGCCTGCTCATGCTCATGCTGCTCTTCGGCGCCGGGTTCATCGCGATCGGCGGGGAGTGGTTCTCCATGTGGCAGTCGGACACCTGGAACGGCCTGGACGCGGCGCTGCGGGTGTTCGTGCTGAGCGGAGTCGTGCTGCTGGTGGTCAACCTGCCGGACCGCAGCGCTAGTTGA
- a CDS encoding bifunctional FO biosynthesis protein CofGH translates to MTTSATSGTGPTDRPGGTGPTENSMRRALKRARDGVALDVSEAAVLLQARGPALDDLTASAARVRDAGLAQAGRPGVITYSKSVFIPLTRLCRDKCHYCTFVTVPGKLRRAGHGMFMSPDEVLDVARKGAALGCKEALITLGDKPEDRWPEAREWLDAHGYDDTIAYVRAISIRILEETGLLPHLNPGVLSWTDFQRLKPVAPSMGMMLETTAERLWSEPGGPHHGSPDKEPAVRLRVLEDAGRSSVPFTSGILIGIGETYEERAESLFALRRTARAYHSIQELIIQNFRAKPDTAMRGMPDAELDELVAAVAVARLIMGPAANIQAPPNLVDSEYERLIGAGIDDWGGVSPLTIDHVNPERPWPQIEELTERSAAAGFELRERLCVYPEFVQRGEPWLDPRLRPHVAALADPETGLARPDALPRGLPWQEPEEVFVPSGRTDLHATIDTEGRTSDRRDDFDEVYGDWGALREAAAPGMVPERIDTDVREALRVAADDPTRLTDEEALALLHADGPALDALCQVADDVRKSVAGDDVTYIVTRNINFTNVCYTGCRFCAFAQRRTDADAYTLSLDQVADRAQQAWEVGAVEVCMQGGIHPDLPGTAYFDIARAVKERVPGMHVHAFSPMEVVNGATRTGMSIREWLTTAKEAGLDSIPGTAAEILDDEVRWVLTKGKLPTATWIEVIETAHEVGIRSSSTMMYGHVDQPRHWLGHLRTLAGIQQRTGGFTEFVTLPFIHTNAPVYLAGIARPGPSMRDNRAVTAMARLLLHPWVPNIQTSWVKLGTEGAAEMLRSGANDLGGTLMEETISRMAGSSYGSYKSVKDLIAVAEAAGRPARPRTTLYGEVSEERQKAAQVSDGHLPELLPVLD, encoded by the coding sequence ATGACGACTTCCGCGACCTCCGGAACCGGCCCCACCGACCGCCCCGGCGGTACCGGCCCCACCGAGAACTCCATGCGTCGCGCTCTCAAACGTGCCCGGGACGGCGTCGCCCTCGACGTCTCCGAGGCCGCGGTGCTGCTCCAGGCCCGCGGCCCGGCCCTGGACGACCTCACCGCGTCGGCCGCCCGCGTCAGGGACGCGGGCCTCGCCCAGGCGGGCCGCCCCGGTGTCATCACGTACTCGAAGAGCGTCTTCATCCCCCTCACCCGGCTGTGCCGGGACAAGTGCCACTACTGCACGTTCGTGACCGTGCCCGGCAAGCTCCGCCGGGCCGGCCACGGCATGTTCATGTCCCCCGACGAGGTCCTGGACGTGGCCCGCAAGGGCGCCGCGCTGGGCTGCAAGGAAGCCCTGATCACCCTCGGTGACAAGCCCGAGGACCGCTGGCCGGAGGCGAGGGAGTGGCTTGACGCCCATGGCTACGACGACACCATCGCCTACGTCCGGGCGATCTCCATCCGCATCCTGGAGGAGACGGGCCTGCTGCCCCACCTCAACCCGGGCGTGCTGTCCTGGACCGACTTCCAGCGGCTGAAGCCCGTCGCGCCGAGCATGGGCATGATGCTGGAGACGACCGCCGAGCGGCTCTGGTCCGAGCCCGGCGGACCGCACCACGGCTCCCCCGACAAGGAACCCGCCGTACGGCTGCGGGTCCTGGAGGACGCCGGGCGTTCGTCGGTGCCTTTCACGAGCGGCATCCTCATCGGGATCGGGGAGACGTACGAGGAGCGCGCCGAGTCCCTCTTCGCGCTCCGGCGCACAGCACGGGCGTATCACAGCATCCAGGAACTGATCATCCAGAACTTCCGCGCCAAGCCGGACACCGCGATGCGCGGCATGCCCGACGCGGAACTGGACGAACTGGTCGCCGCGGTGGCCGTCGCCCGCCTCATCATGGGCCCGGCCGCCAACATCCAGGCCCCACCGAACCTGGTCGACAGCGAGTACGAGCGTCTGATCGGGGCGGGGATCGACGACTGGGGCGGGGTCAGTCCGCTCACCATCGACCACGTGAACCCCGAGCGGCCCTGGCCGCAGATCGAGGAGCTCACCGAGCGGTCCGCGGCGGCCGGTTTCGAGCTGCGGGAACGTCTCTGCGTGTACCCCGAGTTCGTGCAGCGCGGCGAGCCCTGGCTGGACCCACGGCTGCGACCGCACGTGGCGGCGCTGGCGGACCCGGAGACGGGCCTGGCACGCCCCGACGCCCTTCCGCGGGGACTGCCCTGGCAGGAGCCGGAGGAGGTCTTCGTCCCGTCCGGCCGCACGGATCTGCACGCCACGATCGACACCGAGGGCCGTACGTCCGACCGCCGCGACGACTTCGACGAGGTCTACGGCGACTGGGGCGCCCTGCGCGAGGCGGCCGCCCCCGGCATGGTGCCCGAGCGCATCGACACGGACGTACGGGAGGCGCTGCGGGTCGCCGCCGACGACCCCACGCGCCTGACCGACGAAGAGGCCCTCGCCCTGCTGCATGCGGACGGGCCCGCCCTGGACGCCCTGTGCCAGGTGGCCGACGACGTCCGCAAGTCGGTGGCCGGAGACGACGTCACGTACATCGTCACGCGGAACATCAACTTCACCAACGTCTGCTACACGGGCTGCCGGTTCTGCGCCTTCGCCCAGCGGCGCACCGACGCCGACGCCTACACCCTGTCCCTGGACCAGGTGGCCGACCGCGCCCAACAGGCCTGGGAGGTGGGCGCGGTGGAGGTCTGCATGCAGGGCGGGATCCACCCGGACCTGCCGGGGACGGCGTACTTCGACATCGCGCGCGCGGTGAAGGAGCGGGTGCCCGGCATGCATGTGCACGCCTTCTCCCCGATGGAGGTCGTCAACGGCGCGACCCGCACCGGCATGTCCATCCGCGAGTGGCTGACGACGGCCAAGGAGGCCGGCCTCGACTCCATCCCCGGCACGGCCGCCGAGATCCTCGACGACGAGGTCCGCTGGGTGCTGACCAAGGGCAAGCTGCCGACGGCGACCTGGATCGAGGTGATCGAGACCGCGCACGAGGTCGGCATCAGGTCCTCGTCGACGATGATGTACGGCCATGTGGACCAGCCACGCCACTGGCTGGGCCACCTGCGCACGCTGGCCGGAATCCAGCAACGCACGGGCGGCTTCACGGAGTTCGTGACGCTCCCTTTCATCCACACCAACGCCCCGGTGTACCTGGCCGGCATCGCCCGCCCCGGCCCGTCCATGCGGGACAACAGGGCGGTGACGGCGATGGCACGCCTGCTGCTCCACCCCTGGGTGCCGAACATCCAGACCAGCTGGGTCAAACTGGGTACGGAGGGCGCGGCGGAGATGCTCCGCTCGGGGGCGAACGACCTGGGCGGCACGCTGATGGAGGAGACGATCTCGCGGATGGCGGGTTCGTCGTACGGCTCGTACAAGTCGGTGAAGGACCTGATCGCGGTGGCGGAGGCGGCGGGCCGTCCCGCCCGCCCGCGCACGACCCTGTACGGGGAGGTGTCCGAGGAGCGGCAGAAGGCCGCGCAGGTCTCCGACGGGCACCTGCCGGAGCTGCTGCCGGTGCTGGACTGA
- a CDS encoding LLM class F420-dependent oxidoreductase produces the protein MRISVTIFLTDETITPTRIARELEARGFAGLYLPEHTHIPVERTTPYPAGGDLPREYGRTLDPFVALGQAAAVTERLGLGTGITLVAQHDPIDLAKQIATLDHLSGGRFTLGLGFGWNVEEAADHGVEWRTRRELVRDRMALMQALWADEPTAYEGEFGSVRASHAFPKPVRKRTLVGGAAGPKLFSHICEYADGWLPIGGRGLTESLPVLRTAWADAGRDAAALQVVPYAVVPTPGKLAHYAELGIEEVVLQLPPAGESEVLKVLDEYARYVQGDGESV, from the coding sequence ATGCGCATTTCCGTGACGATCTTCCTCACCGACGAGACCATCACCCCGACCCGGATCGCCCGTGAGCTGGAGGCGCGGGGCTTCGCCGGGCTGTATCTGCCCGAGCACACCCACATCCCCGTCGAGCGGACCACCCCGTACCCGGCCGGCGGCGACCTGCCGCGCGAGTACGGCCGTACCCTCGACCCCTTCGTCGCGCTCGGCCAGGCCGCCGCCGTCACCGAGCGGCTCGGTCTCGGCACCGGCATCACGCTCGTTGCCCAGCACGACCCGATCGACCTCGCCAAGCAGATCGCGACCCTCGACCACCTCTCCGGCGGACGGTTCACGCTCGGGCTCGGGTTCGGCTGGAACGTCGAAGAAGCCGCCGATCACGGCGTCGAGTGGCGGACGCGCAGGGAGCTGGTCCGGGACCGGATGGCGCTGATGCAGGCGCTCTGGGCGGACGAACCGACGGCCTACGAGGGGGAGTTCGGGAGTGTCCGGGCCAGCCACGCCTTCCCCAAGCCCGTTCGGAAGCGGACTCTCGTGGGCGGCGCCGCAGGGCCGAAGCTGTTCTCCCACATCTGCGAGTACGCCGACGGCTGGCTGCCCATCGGCGGCCGCGGCCTGACCGAGTCCCTGCCCGTGCTGCGCACCGCTTGGGCCGACGCGGGCCGCGACGCGGCCGCCCTCCAGGTCGTCCCGTACGCCGTCGTCCCCACCCCCGGCAAGCTCGCCCACTACGCCGAGCTCGGGATCGAGGAGGTCGTGCTGCAGCTGCCCCCGGCGGGGGAGAGCGAGGTGCTCAAGGTGCTTGACGAGTATGCCCGTTATGTCCAGGGGGATGGTGAGAGCGTGTGA
- a CDS encoding FAD-dependent oxidoreductase: MTTHVTIIGAGLGGLTLARVLHVNGIPATVYEAESSPSARAQGGMLDIHDYNGQLALQAAGLMDEFRGLILEGREATRLLDRDGTVLFEKADDGTGGRPEVQRGELRQLLLDSLPAGTVRWGHKVSGVRALGEGRHEVTFADGGSVVTGLLVGADGAWSRVRPLLSTATPEYTGMSSVETYLYDADIRRPATAKAVGDGALFALVPGKGLTAHREKGGTLHTYTMLARPQDWFAAVDFTDPAAATTRIAAEFDGWAPELTALITDTDTAPVLRPLYALPAEHRWDRVPGVTLLGDAAHLAAPNGEGANLAMLDGAELGQALAAHPDNLETALIAYEQAMFPRSTEAATEGAELYEFMFGETTPHGLLSMFTGQGESA, from the coding sequence ATGACCACCCACGTCACGATCATCGGCGCCGGACTCGGCGGCCTCACGCTCGCCCGCGTCCTGCACGTCAACGGCATCCCGGCCACCGTCTACGAGGCGGAGTCCTCACCGTCGGCGCGTGCGCAGGGCGGGATGCTCGACATCCACGACTACAACGGACAGCTCGCCCTCCAGGCGGCCGGCCTGATGGACGAGTTCCGCGGTCTCATCCTGGAGGGTCGTGAGGCGACGCGGTTGCTCGACCGGGACGGGACCGTCCTGTTCGAGAAGGCCGACGACGGCACCGGCGGCCGCCCCGAGGTGCAGCGCGGCGAGCTGCGTCAACTCCTGCTGGACTCGCTCCCGGCCGGCACGGTCCGCTGGGGCCACAAGGTCAGCGGCGTCCGGGCTCTCGGCGAGGGCCGCCACGAGGTGACCTTCGCCGACGGCGGGAGCGTCGTCACCGGTCTGCTGGTCGGCGCGGACGGCGCCTGGTCACGGGTGCGGCCACTGCTCTCCACCGCCACACCCGAGTACACCGGCATGTCGTCCGTCGAGACCTACCTGTACGACGCCGACATCCGGCGCCCGGCCACCGCGAAGGCGGTCGGCGACGGGGCACTGTTCGCGCTGGTGCCGGGAAAGGGGCTCACCGCGCACCGCGAGAAGGGCGGCACCCTGCACACCTACACGATGCTCGCGCGGCCGCAGGACTGGTTCGCCGCCGTCGACTTCACCGACCCCGCCGCGGCCACCACCCGCATCGCGGCGGAGTTCGATGGCTGGGCCCCCGAACTCACCGCCCTGATCACCGACACCGACACCGCACCGGTCCTGCGCCCCCTCTACGCATTGCCGGCCGAACACCGGTGGGACCGGGTCCCGGGCGTGACCCTCCTTGGCGACGCCGCCCACCTCGCGGCCCCCAATGGCGAGGGCGCCAACCTGGCCATGCTCGACGGCGCCGAACTCGGCCAGGCCCTGGCCGCCCACCCCGACAACCTCGAGACCGCGCTCATCGCGTACGAGCAGGCCATGTTCCCCCGCAGCACCGAGGCCGCCACCGAGGGCGCCGAACTGTACGAGTTCATGTTCGGCGAAACCACACCCCATGGGCTGCTGAGCATGTTCACGGGTCAGGGGGAGAGCGCCTGA